One genomic window of Polyangium spumosum includes the following:
- a CDS encoding proprotein convertase P-domain-containing protein, with translation MSGGCEDDEPLPPGGTGGIGGTGGIGGTGGIGGTGGVGGDGGVGGDGGVGGDGGVGGAGGGACVPVDDMNDCTDDVCNPDGTTAHHPKAAGEACHGDGVCNSIGLCVECLVANDCPGTDDACQQRACAGGACEMLFTAADTPIPMQNVGDCKVIVCDGNGGAKANDDDTDVPDDGSTCTVDACVMGTPSNTNLPPGTSCTPPGGMSSLACDDMGQCTGCGSSADCPGTDDECNTRTCVAGVCGVSFTAADTPVAAQTDHDCLLRVCDGAGHVVDIAHDADVPLDDGAACTAEMCADGTPIHQDIADGTPCSDGDACTPIDTCMMGVCLPGAPIVCPPPDACHDAGVCDPMSGTCTTPAKPNGTACDDGDPCTATDQCTAGACGGTAMPDGAACMQDGSPGMCQSGTCNLCGNGVVDPPEECDDLNAVSGDGCDACIIELTCAAGETRLVVLNQSPLSIPDAGATVSSSVDVDVTGGVSKAIAVVHSLTHAQVADIDMSLVSPQQLLRELSTDNGLSGDNYTRTTFDDDADASVASITAPFTGKYRPEQSLTVLGGGFDFQRLNALGTWHLALADDAAPEAGTLHAWSLALCVNPVSYCGDGIVDAGEECDDGNTNDADPCNRLCQHTDGCGDGNFDLGEECDDDNVNSGDGCSSTCTVEITCAAGQSKVLVTNAMSAGVPDDNTYHGFPVSVGVSGGVEKAVAVLGSLAHTNVQELDIRLQSPLGTIRTLSSHNGGTGDDYTSTFFDDAAATAVTSGAAPFQGHFKPEQSLSTQSGADFSDQNALGTWTLQIRDTQSVNFAVFNTWTLALCLRSTNYCGDGTIQAGEECDDGNTNGADACSNTCTVNDGCGDANLDAGEQCDDGNVASGDGCSATCQAEITCAAGQTPVIVTNGTPAHIEAGNALNQFPMNVATEGAIKKAIVVIGNAASPLATLLRIDLVSAVGTKRHLSSDNGGYQPGYMSTIFDDAAATPITSAAAPLNGTYRPEQTLSMTAGTDFRDENPLGTWKLQISIDGGTDGALQSWTVGLCLDTVTYCGNGTVDPGEQCDDGNRNNADTCDNACRQLACGDGEYDSGEECDDGNGVAGDGCSPTCTLELPCGAGQTPVVVKTTASKTVPAGTTQFIDIPLNVGTVGTVEKAVAVLGYIAKSDTKDLEIRLQSPFGTIRNLSLLQGGTGDHFKSTRLDDAAFTSIGAGIPPFTGNFRPEQSLSSLLGKDFLGQGAAGTWNLQVRNQYIYGGSATIFTWTLGLCVDTTTYCGNGAQEAGEECDDGNVTDNDGCSSVCTLNDGCGDGNIDAGEQCDDDNEVSGDGCSSTCQVEGFECGPGETKVLVSTTSSGAIPDASGTSFGVNVPTGGAVKKVLVSVGRISHASVGQLRLTLSSPLSTVRTLSSNLGGLGDDYVATLFHDEAPLPITAGGAPFTGRFRPAQTLSETAGTDFLGQNALGSWYLGVTDNASGTTGTMERWTLGLCLDTAIYCGNGVKEPGEECDDGNTSNVDACTRACAANDGCGDGNIDPGEQCDDGNAAPGDACSPSCEVEITCGDGETPVIVTNGASAPIPDNNTFASFPVTVAAEGSVTKVIAVIGSIVHTQTADLDIQLRGPSGTVRILSDDNGATGDNYISTFFGDTYGTLITSSFATPPYSGRYRPEQSLSTTPGVDFLHQNATGTWALEVRDDLAGYAGTFNRWTLALCVDVACGDGSTGPGEECDDGNTVDDDFCSNRCEVANGCGDGNVDPGELCDDGNLASGDECSSTCQLEFACDPGLTPIVLADDTVLPIPDTNTYIYSPVSVTTEGAVKKVLAIVGGITHTKVSNLGVALVSPLGTIRSLSDTTFGTQENYRSTIFDDDATKNFFGATAPFNGRFRPGQSLSKSPGMDFTDQNAFGTWNLRVRDATPADVGTLDSWRLILCLDTAAYCGNGVVDAGEECDDDDFDDGDLCNNRCQLNDGCGDGNLDAGELCDDGNVASGDGCSSTCQLEIDCAAGQTPVLVSSDTPGPISDDNTFNNFPVTVATAGAVKKAVVLITGITHPNDADLDIQLLGPTGLVRNLSDDNGSVNDDYLSTIFDDDAAAGAINYGSAPFSGTFRPEASLSVDPNVDFSQTNAAGTWTLQVRDDAATNTGTMNGWTLGLCVDTTSLCGDGVLQAGEECDDANTVNNDACSNACQVTNGCGDGNIDAGESCDDNNVISGDGCSASCLPDISCGAGEVPVLVTNNTATPIPDGNETGVFSAIHVGKAGIVRRVIPTINITHGATNHLDVYLDSPYGVQRLLSVGNYGSNYKATSFSDDAAKHISSGAPPFTGTYRPAQTISDASGFANQAAAGVWRLRIADGVYGTAGTLDSWSLALCVDPSVPTICGNGHVEPGETCDDANTTSGDGCSAACQLEFSCPPGQVTFIQTSTDGPLLIPDAAGPPGAQSVIQLADSYVVSRAVVVVNAISHTRLSDVGISLITPAATTVTLVSGNGGDADEYVSTIFDPAAPTAITAGTAPYRGRYQPQGPLGNVHGQSSKGAWTLRVTDSTTPWGGVLKSWTIAMCGN, from the coding sequence ATGTCCGGCGGATGCGAGGACGACGAGCCCTTGCCTCCGGGTGGCACCGGCGGCATCGGCGGCACCGGCGGCATCGGTGGCACCGGCGGCATCGGTGGCACCGGCGGCGTGGGGGGCGACGGCGGCGTGGGGGGCGACGGCGGCGTGGGGGGCGACGGCGGCGTGGGGGGCGCCGGCGGAGGCGCCTGTGTCCCCGTGGACGACATGAACGATTGCACGGACGACGTGTGCAACCCGGATGGCACGACGGCGCATCACCCCAAAGCGGCGGGTGAGGCGTGTCATGGCGACGGCGTCTGCAACAGCATTGGCCTGTGCGTCGAGTGCCTCGTGGCCAATGATTGTCCGGGCACGGACGACGCGTGCCAGCAGCGCGCCTGCGCAGGCGGCGCCTGCGAGATGCTCTTCACCGCAGCGGACACGCCGATCCCGATGCAGAACGTCGGCGATTGCAAGGTCATCGTCTGCGACGGCAATGGTGGCGCCAAGGCGAACGACGACGACACCGACGTGCCCGACGACGGGAGCACGTGCACGGTGGACGCGTGCGTGATGGGCACGCCGTCGAACACGAACCTCCCGCCCGGGACCAGTTGCACGCCTCCAGGAGGGATGTCGTCGCTCGCGTGTGACGACATGGGGCAATGCACGGGATGCGGGAGCTCCGCGGATTGTCCCGGAACGGACGACGAGTGCAACACGCGGACGTGCGTGGCGGGCGTGTGCGGCGTCAGCTTCACGGCGGCCGATACGCCGGTCGCCGCGCAGACGGATCACGATTGCCTCCTGCGCGTCTGCGACGGCGCAGGCCATGTCGTCGACATCGCCCACGACGCGGATGTACCCCTCGACGATGGCGCGGCGTGTACAGCGGAGATGTGCGCCGACGGGACGCCGATCCATCAGGACATCGCCGACGGTACCCCCTGCAGTGATGGTGACGCGTGCACGCCGATCGACACGTGCATGATGGGCGTTTGCCTGCCGGGGGCGCCGATCGTGTGTCCACCCCCCGACGCGTGTCACGACGCGGGCGTGTGCGATCCGATGTCGGGGACCTGCACGACGCCGGCCAAGCCGAACGGCACGGCGTGCGACGATGGTGACCCCTGCACGGCGACGGATCAATGCACGGCCGGCGCCTGCGGCGGGACGGCGATGCCGGATGGCGCGGCCTGCATGCAGGATGGTTCGCCGGGGATGTGTCAATCGGGCACGTGCAACCTGTGCGGCAACGGCGTCGTCGACCCGCCGGAGGAGTGCGACGACCTGAACGCCGTGAGCGGCGATGGCTGCGATGCGTGCATCATCGAATTGACGTGCGCGGCCGGAGAGACGAGGCTCGTCGTCCTGAACCAGAGCCCGCTCTCGATTCCCGACGCGGGGGCCACGGTCTCGAGCTCGGTCGACGTCGACGTCACCGGCGGCGTCTCCAAGGCGATCGCCGTCGTGCATTCGTTGACGCACGCTCAAGTGGCGGACATCGACATGTCGCTCGTGTCGCCGCAGCAGCTGCTTCGAGAGCTCTCCACGGACAACGGCCTCAGCGGGGACAACTACACGCGCACGACGTTCGACGACGACGCCGACGCGTCCGTGGCGAGCATCACGGCGCCGTTCACGGGCAAGTACCGCCCCGAGCAATCCCTCACGGTCCTCGGAGGAGGCTTCGATTTCCAGCGATTGAACGCGCTCGGGACCTGGCACCTCGCGCTCGCCGACGACGCGGCGCCGGAGGCGGGCACGCTCCACGCGTGGAGCCTCGCGCTCTGCGTGAACCCCGTATCGTATTGCGGCGACGGCATCGTCGACGCCGGCGAGGAGTGCGACGACGGCAATACGAACGACGCCGACCCCTGCAATCGCCTCTGCCAGCACACCGACGGCTGCGGCGATGGCAACTTCGACCTCGGCGAGGAGTGCGACGACGACAACGTGAACTCGGGGGACGGTTGTTCCTCGACGTGCACGGTGGAGATCACGTGCGCGGCTGGACAGTCGAAGGTCCTCGTGACGAACGCCATGTCCGCCGGGGTCCCGGACGACAACACGTACCACGGCTTCCCCGTCAGCGTCGGGGTCTCGGGCGGCGTGGAGAAGGCGGTCGCGGTCCTCGGCAGCCTCGCGCACACGAACGTCCAGGAGCTCGACATTCGTCTGCAATCGCCCCTCGGCACGATCCGGACCCTGTCGAGCCACAACGGCGGGACGGGTGATGATTACACGTCGACGTTCTTCGACGACGCTGCCGCGACGGCGGTCACGTCCGGCGCCGCGCCGTTCCAGGGCCACTTCAAGCCCGAGCAATCGCTCTCGACCCAGAGCGGCGCGGACTTCTCCGATCAGAATGCCCTGGGGACGTGGACGCTCCAGATCCGCGACACCCAGTCGGTGAATTTCGCCGTCTTCAACACCTGGACCCTCGCGCTTTGCCTGCGCAGCACCAACTACTGCGGCGACGGCACGATCCAGGCCGGCGAGGAGTGCGACGACGGGAACACGAACGGCGCCGACGCATGCAGCAACACGTGCACGGTGAACGACGGCTGCGGCGACGCAAACCTGGATGCAGGCGAGCAATGCGACGACGGCAACGTCGCGTCGGGGGACGGTTGCTCCGCGACGTGCCAGGCCGAGATCACCTGCGCCGCCGGGCAAACGCCGGTCATCGTCACGAATGGAACGCCGGCGCACATCGAGGCAGGGAACGCGCTGAACCAGTTCCCCATGAACGTGGCCACCGAGGGCGCCATCAAAAAAGCCATCGTCGTCATCGGCAACGCGGCCTCTCCGCTCGCCACCTTGCTCCGCATCGACCTCGTGTCGGCGGTCGGCACGAAGCGACATCTGTCGAGCGACAACGGCGGATACCAGCCCGGGTACATGTCGACGATCTTCGACGACGCGGCGGCGACCCCCATCACGAGCGCCGCGGCCCCCTTGAACGGCACGTACCGGCCGGAGCAGACCCTGTCGATGACGGCGGGCACGGACTTCCGCGACGAGAACCCGCTCGGCACCTGGAAGCTGCAAATCTCCATCGATGGGGGCACGGACGGCGCGCTCCAGAGCTGGACCGTGGGGCTCTGCCTCGACACCGTGACCTACTGCGGCAACGGGACGGTGGACCCGGGCGAGCAATGCGACGACGGAAACCGCAACAACGCCGATACGTGCGACAACGCCTGCAGGCAGCTCGCGTGCGGCGACGGTGAATACGACTCCGGCGAGGAGTGCGACGACGGCAACGGCGTGGCCGGTGACGGCTGCTCGCCCACGTGCACCCTGGAGTTACCCTGCGGCGCGGGTCAGACGCCCGTCGTCGTCAAGACCACCGCGTCGAAGACCGTCCCCGCGGGCACGACCCAGTTCATCGATATCCCGCTGAACGTCGGGACGGTGGGCACCGTCGAGAAGGCCGTCGCCGTCCTCGGCTACATCGCCAAGAGCGACACGAAGGACCTCGAGATCCGGCTACAATCGCCGTTCGGCACGATCCGCAACCTGTCCCTGCTCCAGGGCGGCACGGGCGACCACTTCAAATCGACGCGCCTCGACGACGCGGCGTTCACCTCGATCGGCGCGGGCATCCCGCCCTTCACGGGCAACTTCCGGCCCGAGCAGTCGCTCTCGTCCCTCCTCGGGAAGGACTTTCTGGGGCAAGGCGCCGCCGGCACCTGGAACCTCCAGGTGAGAAACCAGTATATCTACGGGGGCAGCGCGACGATCTTCACCTGGACGCTGGGGCTCTGCGTCGACACCACGACGTATTGCGGCAACGGGGCCCAGGAGGCCGGCGAGGAGTGCGACGACGGGAACGTCACCGACAACGACGGCTGCTCGAGCGTCTGCACCCTGAACGACGGCTGCGGGGACGGGAACATCGACGCCGGCGAGCAATGCGACGACGACAATGAAGTGTCGGGCGACGGCTGCTCGTCGACGTGCCAGGTCGAGGGCTTCGAATGTGGGCCGGGGGAGACGAAGGTCCTCGTCAGCACCACCTCGTCCGGGGCGATCCCGGACGCGAGCGGCACCTCCTTCGGGGTCAACGTGCCGACCGGCGGCGCCGTCAAGAAGGTCCTGGTCTCCGTGGGCCGGATCAGCCATGCGAGCGTGGGACAGCTCAGGCTCACCCTCAGCTCGCCGCTCTCGACGGTCCGCACGTTGTCGAGCAACCTCGGCGGCCTGGGCGACGACTACGTCGCGACCCTCTTCCACGACGAGGCCCCGCTGCCCATCACGGCCGGCGGCGCGCCGTTCACGGGCCGCTTCCGCCCCGCCCAGACGCTCTCCGAGACGGCCGGGACCGATTTCCTCGGTCAAAACGCGCTCGGCTCCTGGTACCTCGGCGTGACGGACAACGCGTCCGGGACGACCGGCACCATGGAGCGCTGGACCCTGGGGCTCTGCCTCGACACCGCCATTTATTGCGGCAATGGCGTCAAGGAGCCCGGCGAGGAGTGCGACGACGGCAATACCAGCAACGTCGACGCCTGCACCCGCGCCTGCGCGGCGAACGACGGGTGCGGCGACGGCAACATCGACCCCGGGGAGCAATGCGACGACGGCAACGCCGCGCCGGGGGACGCTTGTTCGCCGTCCTGCGAGGTCGAGATCACGTGCGGCGACGGCGAGACGCCCGTCATCGTGACCAACGGCGCGTCGGCGCCGATCCCCGACAACAACACCTTCGCGAGTTTCCCCGTGACCGTGGCCGCGGAAGGAAGCGTGACGAAGGTGATCGCCGTCATCGGGAGCATCGTGCACACGCAGACCGCCGACCTGGACATCCAGCTCCGTGGGCCGAGCGGCACGGTCCGTATCCTCTCCGACGACAACGGCGCCACCGGCGACAACTACATCTCGACCTTCTTCGGGGACACGTACGGCACGCTCATCACCAGCTCCTTCGCGACCCCTCCCTACAGCGGTCGTTACAGGCCGGAGCAATCGTTGTCGACGACGCCGGGGGTCGACTTCCTCCACCAGAACGCCACGGGGACATGGGCGCTCGAGGTGCGGGACGACCTGGCTGGTTATGCCGGCACCTTCAACCGGTGGACGCTCGCGCTCTGCGTCGACGTGGCCTGCGGAGACGGGAGCACCGGGCCCGGCGAGGAGTGTGATGACGGCAATACCGTCGACGACGACTTCTGCTCCAACCGGTGCGAGGTCGCGAATGGCTGCGGCGACGGGAACGTCGACCCGGGCGAGCTGTGCGACGACGGCAACCTCGCCTCGGGCGACGAGTGCTCGTCGACGTGCCAGCTCGAGTTCGCCTGCGACCCCGGGTTGACCCCGATCGTCCTCGCGGACGACACGGTCCTGCCCATCCCCGATACGAATACCTACATCTACTCCCCCGTGAGCGTCACGACGGAAGGCGCCGTGAAGAAGGTCCTCGCGATCGTCGGAGGCATCACGCACACGAAGGTGTCGAACCTGGGGGTCGCGCTGGTATCACCCCTCGGCACGATCCGCAGCCTGTCCGATACCACCTTCGGGACGCAGGAGAACTACCGGTCGACGATCTTCGACGACGACGCGACGAAGAACTTCTTCGGCGCCACGGCGCCCTTCAATGGGCGGTTCCGGCCCGGGCAATCCCTCTCGAAGTCCCCCGGGATGGACTTCACCGATCAGAACGCGTTTGGCACCTGGAACCTCCGGGTGCGGGACGCGACGCCGGCGGACGTCGGCACGCTCGATAGCTGGCGCCTGATCCTGTGCCTCGACACCGCCGCGTATTGCGGCAACGGCGTCGTCGACGCCGGCGAGGAGTGTGACGACGACGATTTCGACGACGGCGACCTCTGCAACAACCGGTGCCAGTTGAACGACGGCTGCGGCGACGGGAACCTCGACGCCGGCGAGCTGTGCGACGACGGCAACGTCGCCTCGGGGGACGGCTGCTCGTCGACGTGCCAGCTCGAGATCGACTGCGCCGCCGGTCAAACGCCGGTCCTCGTGTCGAGCGACACGCCCGGCCCGATCTCCGACGACAACACGTTCAACAATTTCCCCGTGACCGTCGCGACGGCCGGCGCCGTGAAGAAGGCCGTCGTCCTCATCACCGGCATCACGCACCCGAACGACGCCGACCTCGACATCCAGCTCCTCGGTCCGACCGGGTTGGTCCGGAACCTCTCCGACGACAACGGCAGCGTGAACGACGATTACCTCTCGACGATCTTCGATGACGACGCCGCCGCCGGGGCCATCAATTATGGATCGGCGCCCTTCAGCGGGACGTTCCGGCCCGAGGCCTCGCTCTCGGTCGATCCGAACGTGGACTTCTCCCAGACGAACGCGGCGGGCACGTGGACGCTGCAAGTTCGCGACGACGCCGCGACCAACACCGGCACGATGAACGGCTGGACGCTCGGCCTCTGCGTCGACACCACGAGCCTTTGCGGCGATGGTGTCCTGCAAGCCGGCGAGGAGTGCGACGACGCGAATACCGTCAACAACGACGCCTGCTCCAACGCCTGTCAGGTCACGAATGGCTGCGGCGACGGGAACATCGACGCGGGCGAGTCGTGCGACGACAACAACGTGATCTCGGGCGACGGCTGCTCGGCCTCGTGTTTGCCCGACATCTCGTGCGGCGCCGGCGAGGTGCCGGTCCTCGTGACGAACAACACGGCGACACCGATCCCGGACGGCAACGAGACGGGCGTGTTCAGCGCGATCCACGTCGGCAAGGCGGGCATCGTGCGCAGGGTGATCCCCACGATCAACATCACGCACGGAGCGACGAACCACCTCGACGTCTACCTCGATTCGCCGTACGGCGTGCAGCGCCTGCTCAGCGTGGGCAACTATGGCTCCAACTACAAGGCGACGAGCTTCAGCGATGACGCGGCGAAGCACATCTCCTCGGGCGCGCCGCCGTTCACCGGCACCTACAGGCCCGCGCAGACGATCTCGGACGCGTCGGGCTTCGCCAACCAGGCCGCGGCGGGTGTCTGGCGCCTGCGAATCGCCGACGGCGTATACGGGACGGCGGGCACGCTCGATTCATGGAGCCTCGCGCTCTGCGTCGACCCGAGCGTCCCGACGATCTGCGGCAATGGCCACGTCGAGCCCGGCGAGACGTGCGACGACGCCAATACGACGAGCGGCGACGGCTGCTCCGCCGCCTGCCAGCTCGAGTTCTCGTGCCCTCCGGGGCAGGTGACCTTCATCCAGACGTCCACGGACGGCCCGCTCCTCATCCCCGACGCCGCGGGGCCGCCCGGCGCCCAGAGCGTCATCCAGCTCGCGGACTCGTACGTGGTGAGCCGGGCCGTCGTCGTGGTCAACGCGATCAGCCATACGCGTCTCAGCGACGTCGGCATTTCGCTCATCACCCCGGCGGCGACGACGGTGACGCTGGTCTCGGGCAACGGCGGGGACGCCGACGAATACGTGTCGACGATCTTCGACCCCGCCGCGCCGACGGCCATCACGGCGGGCACCGCCCCCTACCGTGGCCGGTACCAGCCGCAGGGTCCCCTCGGGAACGTCCACGGCCAATCGTCGAAGGGCGCCTGGACGCTGCGGGTCACGGACAGCACCACCCCCTGGGGCGGCGTGTTGAAGTCCTGGACCATCGCCATGTGCGGGAACTGA
- a CDS encoding phosphopantetheine-binding protein — translation MDPANVRQTLKELMVAELNLEGKEPADIDDAAPLFGEGLGLDSLDALQLAMSVEEKFGVRVPEGDEARSIFASVNALADHIVRAKAAA, via the coding sequence ATGGATCCTGCGAACGTGCGGCAAACACTCAAGGAACTCATGGTCGCCGAGCTCAACCTCGAGGGGAAGGAGCCGGCGGACATCGACGACGCGGCGCCGCTCTTCGGCGAGGGGCTCGGGCTCGACTCGCTCGACGCCTTGCAGCTCGCCATGTCCGTGGAGGAGAAGTTCGGCGTGCGTGTCCCCGAGGGAGACGAGGCCCGCAGCATCTTCGCTTCGGTCAACGCGCTCGCCGATCACATCGTGCGCGCGAAGGCCGCGGCCTGA
- a CDS encoding beta-ketoacyl-[acyl-carrier-protein] synthase family protein, with amino-acid sequence MRIWVTGIGVVSPLGRGAGVTMDRLLAGDRAFGELTLFHLPDMRTRLAAEVAGIAAAEVAPEGDAEAWSRTDTMSVLAVREALAQAGVAPDREAIDLVVGGTTAGMYETEDLLAELSRDADAIRPLRAMLTHPLSSTADHVRAAVGPFRRVRSVCSACSSGANAMVLAAAWIRAGVSNCVVAGGADGLCRLTYTGFGALSAVDPNPCRPFDKRRAGLNLGEGAAFLVLEPEAAARARGVARPLAELAGWGVGAEAHHITNPEREGRTAARVMRAALTKAKLSPAEIDHVNAHGTATPLNDAMEAAAIRACFGPEAERVVVSSVKGQIGHTLGAAGAIEAAVSVMTIARGEIPPTKGLEEVDPACPLVHATLRTKADVRAVMSNSFGFGGTDTSLVFAAPDVPPAPRAPERRGVVVVSAATIGPLGVLGARENHVYLAPGPAPSSGPISFQASEHLDVGRARRLDRAGRLSAVAIQRALGDAGLDPVDASTAAEVGAILGSAFGSVDGSTAFMRRIYEKGVKFASPADFPNLVPSSPVGHASIYLGLRGPVFAVADLGVTAECAAVTAADLIAVGEGEVLAAGSVEEASPMIERCLGPVCSGEARGVRSEGASAILLEAEDHAKARGIRPIARLPWWTSWRGEGAHALDEAPLPPARAAVITGQDELPPGLRLPEAWARVPHHAVAPRAGVHEGAGGFAMAAALAAIAQGELDAALVVGHAPERGYALLLTADRSSDEPGSS; translated from the coding sequence ATGCGCATCTGGGTGACCGGCATCGGCGTCGTCTCGCCCCTCGGGCGCGGGGCCGGCGTCACGATGGACAGGCTACTCGCGGGCGATCGCGCCTTCGGGGAGCTCACGCTCTTCCACCTGCCCGACATGCGCACGCGGCTCGCCGCGGAGGTCGCCGGGATCGCCGCGGCCGAGGTCGCGCCCGAGGGCGACGCCGAGGCCTGGTCGCGCACGGACACGATGAGCGTGCTCGCGGTGCGCGAGGCGCTCGCGCAGGCCGGCGTCGCGCCCGATCGAGAGGCGATCGATCTCGTCGTCGGCGGCACGACCGCGGGGATGTACGAGACGGAGGATCTGCTCGCGGAGCTCTCGCGGGACGCGGACGCGATCAGGCCGCTGCGCGCGATGCTCACGCACCCGCTCTCGTCGACGGCCGATCACGTGCGCGCGGCCGTGGGGCCGTTCCGCCGCGTGCGCAGCGTGTGCAGCGCTTGCTCGAGCGGGGCGAACGCGATGGTGCTCGCGGCGGCGTGGATCCGCGCGGGCGTGTCGAACTGCGTGGTCGCGGGCGGCGCCGATGGGCTCTGCCGGCTCACGTACACGGGGTTCGGCGCGCTCTCGGCCGTGGACCCGAACCCGTGCCGGCCCTTCGACAAACGACGCGCCGGCCTGAACCTCGGCGAAGGCGCGGCCTTCCTGGTGCTGGAGCCCGAGGCGGCGGCGCGCGCGCGTGGCGTGGCGCGGCCGCTCGCGGAGCTCGCCGGCTGGGGCGTGGGCGCCGAGGCGCACCACATCACGAACCCCGAGCGCGAAGGACGCACGGCGGCGCGCGTGATGCGGGCCGCGCTGACGAAGGCGAAGCTCTCGCCCGCCGAGATCGATCACGTCAACGCGCACGGGACGGCGACGCCGCTGAACGACGCGATGGAGGCCGCGGCGATCCGCGCTTGTTTCGGGCCGGAGGCCGAGCGCGTCGTGGTCTCGTCGGTGAAGGGACAGATCGGGCACACGCTGGGGGCGGCGGGCGCGATCGAGGCCGCCGTGTCGGTGATGACGATCGCGCGGGGCGAGATCCCGCCGACGAAGGGGCTCGAGGAGGTCGATCCGGCCTGCCCGCTCGTGCACGCGACGCTTCGCACGAAGGCGGACGTGCGCGCCGTGATGTCGAATTCGTTCGGGTTCGGAGGGACGGACACGTCGCTCGTGTTCGCCGCGCCGGACGTACCTCCCGCCCCACGCGCGCCGGAGCGGCGAGGCGTGGTGGTGGTCTCGGCGGCGACCATCGGGCCGCTGGGCGTGCTCGGGGCGCGGGAGAACCACGTGTACCTCGCGCCGGGGCCCGCGCCCTCGTCGGGGCCGATCAGCTTCCAGGCGTCGGAGCACCTCGACGTGGGCCGCGCGCGTAGGCTCGATCGGGCCGGCAGGCTCTCGGCGGTGGCGATCCAGCGGGCGCTCGGGGACGCGGGGCTCGATCCGGTGGATGCCTCCACGGCCGCCGAGGTGGGCGCGATCCTGGGCTCGGCGTTCGGCAGCGTGGACGGCTCGACCGCGTTCATGCGGCGCATCTACGAGAAGGGCGTGAAGTTCGCGAGCCCGGCGGACTTCCCGAACCTCGTGCCCTCGTCGCCCGTGGGGCACGCGTCGATCTACCTCGGGCTGCGCGGGCCGGTGTTCGCCGTGGCCGACCTCGGGGTGACGGCCGAGTGCGCGGCGGTGACGGCGGCGGATCTGATCGCGGTGGGCGAAGGAGAGGTGCTCGCGGCGGGCAGCGTGGAGGAGGCGAGCCCGATGATCGAGCGTTGCCTCGGGCCCGTCTGCTCGGGCGAAGCACGCGGCGTGCGCAGCGAGGGCGCGAGCGCGATCCTGCTCGAGGCCGAGGATCACGCGAAGGCGCGCGGGATCCGGCCGATCGCGCGGCTGCCCTGGTGGACGTCGTGGCGCGGCGAGGGCGCACATGCGCTCGACGAGGCGCCGCTGCCGCCCGCGCGGGCCGCGGTGATCACGGGGCAGGACGAGCTCCCGCCCGGCCTGCGTTTGCCCGAGGCCTGGGCGCGCGTCCCGCATCACGCCGTCGCGCCACGCGCGGGCGTGCACGAGGGCGCGGGTGGGTTCGCCATGGCCGCGGCCCTCGCCGCGATCGCGCAGGGAGAGCTCGACGCTGCGCTCGTCGTGGGGCACGCGCCCGAGCGCGGGTACGCGCTCCTGCTCACGGCCGATCGATCCTCGGACGAACCCGGTTCGTCGTGA
- a CDS encoding DUF962 domain-containing protein: MSTKDIQSFEEFWPFYVREHSKKATRTFHFVGTTAAGLTLLAAIALRRPALVPAALVAGYGPAWISHFFIEKNKPASFKYPLWSFAADWVMWSKILKGEMDAEVERVTASNGQSHDEEATSGYVHHQAGTNGVN, from the coding sequence ATGTCGACGAAGGACATCCAGAGCTTCGAGGAATTCTGGCCGTTTTACGTGCGCGAGCACAGCAAGAAGGCGACGCGCACCTTCCACTTCGTGGGGACCACGGCGGCGGGGCTCACGCTGCTCGCGGCGATCGCGCTGCGCCGCCCGGCCCTCGTCCCGGCGGCGCTGGTGGCCGGCTACGGCCCCGCGTGGATCTCGCACTTCTTCATCGAGAAGAACAAACCCGCGAGCTTCAAGTACCCGCTCTGGTCCTTCGCGGCCGACTGGGTGATGTGGAGCAAGATCCTCAAGGGCGAGATGGACGCCGAGGTCGAGCGGGTGACGGCGAGCAACGGGCAGAGCCACGACGAGGAGGCCACGTCGGGTTATGTGCACCATCAGGCGGGCACGAACGGGGTGAACTGA